In one Melopsittacus undulatus isolate bMelUnd1 chromosome 4, bMelUnd1.mat.Z, whole genome shotgun sequence genomic region, the following are encoded:
- the LOC117436161 gene encoding inositol 1,4,5-trisphosphate receptor-interacting protein-like 1: MVFTKLLLWVVQQLILNVRVVSDELDEATRERMEHRAKQLSREMARLLQELEQKSQEQRSKEQSPVAWRALLFAALQHWQFWAIAGILLLLILGLYWCLRKRSHEEDSSSEEDRASNSSREEEEHEEQNAEDEVNEYANDLERHFEEDIQWTYQNLFTECQYVMEFVNAFTLAAKHVFLDSSVPELQPCFGIGSAHEGWHPHGENIIHQVLVPLAPPPGHTFLPELCDPGEMPEGNFRIRVELECTCMNEQVEGNMLCFLHHDEDELNWNQGPSLLHTVCTNSYLDVQKTVRRFRQLLKTCWSLLPHSNRWRLTMLPGTRSCKLKMEGEEQEFTIEIILGVQQGNSDIFMSSQANEGVFTPGTIWTTSCAVAEAKFFRLVTEQAPRGNFHLRCLQLCASTLVGTGFSSYTLKTVVMHLLNTTPLSGWCRTHFLLRLDDIMSYLWHCLEERRLNHFFFGNEKIPEEIVVPPALQRAEPVNLFQHLARDPDAQAEAMRELLDMQDRLVRMLNDGH; the protein is encoded by the coding sequence ATGGTTTTCACAAAGCTCTTACTCTGGGTTGTGCAACAGCTCATCCTGAACGTGCGTGTCGTCAGTGATGAGCTGGATGAAGCCACACGTGAGCGCATGGAGCACCGTGCCAAGCAGCTGAGCCGGGAGATGGCtcggctgctgcaggagctggagcagaagagCCAGGAGCAGAGGAGCAAGGAGCAAAGTCCTGTGGCCTGGAGAGCCCTGCTCTTTGCTGCCTTGCAGCACTGGCAATTCTGGGCGATTGCCGGCATCCTGCTCCTCCTGATACTTGGGCTCTACTGGTGCCTCAGGAAAAGGAGCCATGAGGAGGACAGCTCCAGCGAAGAGGACAGAGCCAGCAACAGCagtagagaagaggaagagcatGAGGAGCAGAATGCAGAAGACGAAGTCAATGAATATGCAAATGACCTGGAAAGGCATTTTGAGGAGGACATACAATGGACTTATCAGAACCTGTTCACAGAGTGCCAATATGTGATGGAGTTTGTGAATGCTTTTACCCTTGCTGCCAAACATGTCTTCTTGGATAGCTCCGTCCCAGAGCTGCAACCATGCTTTGGCATAGGCAGTGCACATGAAGGCTGGCATCCCCATGGAGAAAACATCATCCACCAAGTGCTTGTGCCCCTGGCACCCCCACCTGGCCACACCTTTCTCCCGGAGCTCTGCGATCCAGGGGAGATGCCAGAGGGGAACTTCCGCATCCGCGTGGAGCTGGAGTGTACGTGCATGAACGAGCAGGTGGAGGGGAACATGCTGTGCTTCCTCCACCATGACGAAGACGAGCTGAATTGGAATCAGGGCCCCAGCCTCCTACACACCGTCTGCACCAACTCCTACCTAGACGTGCAGAAAACAGTTCGCAGGTTTCGTCAGCTGTTGAAAACGTGCTGGTCGCTTTTGCCTCATTCAAACCGATGGCGTTTAACCATGCTGCCCGGCACCCGCTCCTGCAAACTCAAGATGGAAGGAGAAGAGCAGGAATTCACCATTGAAATTATATTGGGCGTGCAGCAAGGCAACTCAGACATCTTCATGAGCAGCCAGGCTAATGAGGGTGTCTTCACCCCAGGGACAATCTGGACAACGAGCTGCGCTGTGGCAGAGGCAAAGTTCTTCAGGCTGGTGACCGAGCAGGCCCCACGTGGCAACTTCCACCTCAGATGCCTGCAGCTCTGCGCCAGCACTCTGGTGGGCACAGGCTTTTCCAGCTATACCTTGAAGACAGTGGTGATGCACCTCCTGAACACCACCCCCCTGTCAGGCTGGTGCAGGACACATTTCCTGCTGCGGCTGGATGACATCATGAGTTACCTGTGGCACTGCTTGGAGGAGAGACGCCTCAACCACTTCTTCTTTGGGAATGAGAAGATTCCTGAGGAGATCGTCGTGCCCCCAGCCTTGCAAAGAGCCGAGCCAGTCAACCTCTTCCAGCATCTGGCACGGGATCCGGATGCCCAAGCTGAGGCAATGAGGGAGCTCCTGGACATGCAAGATCGCCTTGTAAGAATGCTGAACGATGGCCACTGA